In one window of Gossypium hirsutum isolate 1008001.06 chromosome A01, Gossypium_hirsutum_v2.1, whole genome shotgun sequence DNA:
- the LOC107917208 gene encoding uncharacterized protein: MHKEIKVYVGDMIAKSQTEKKHVQVLRKLFLRLRKFQLKLNPAKYTFGAKSRKLFGFMVSEKGIEIDPDKVKAIQELSPPRTRKEETRDPKSIDYRKLVLELVKEFDDITFCYLPRDENQIADALAILASMIKVNKQEDVKPIRMSIYETLAHCYNIEEDEEKDDHPWFHDILQYVKNRGYPDQASENDKRTLRRLTIDYVLDEEILYKRKKDQYDSESLQSVQDQTPQLVTILPKSEWGSGSGQ; the protein is encoded by the exons atgcacaaagaaatcaaagtttatgttGGTGATATGATCGCAAAGTCCCAAACAGAGAAGAAGCATGTACAAGTCCTGAGAAAGTTGTTCTTAAGGTTGAGGAAGtttcagctaaaactcaatcCGGCCAAATATACCTTCGGAGCCAAGTCTAGAAAGCTTTTCGGATTCATGGTTAGTGAGAAAGGGATTGAGATCGATCCAGACAAAGTTAAAGCCATACAAGAGCTATCTCCACCGCGTACTCGGAAAGAG GAGACCAGAGATCCCAAGTCAATCGATTATCGAAAACTGGTCCTTGAATTGGTTAAAGAGTTCGATGACATTACCTTCTGCTACCTTCCACGGGACGAAAATCAGATAGCCGATGCTTTGGCTAtcttggcttccatgatcaaagtgaaTAAACAAGAAGATGTCAAACCCATCCGAATGAGTATTTATGAAACTTTGGCTCATTGTTACAATATTGAAGAAGACGAAGAAAAAGATGACCACCCTTGGTTTCACGATATATTGCAATACGTGAAGAATCGTGGGTACCCGGACCAGGCAAgcgagaatgacaaaaggacACTGAGAAGATTGAccattgactatgtcttagatgaggagatcctatacaaaagaaaaaaggatCAA TACGATAGCGAAAgtctgcagtcagttcaagatcagaccccacaactcgtcaccatattGCCCAAAagtgaatggggcagtggaagtggccaataa